One genomic segment of Nonomuraea coxensis DSM 45129 includes these proteins:
- a CDS encoding cytochrome P450: protein MATTLTSAEEAGRCLATPAAYTDEARLHEALALLRRESPVRRVEADGYRPFWAVTRHADVLEIERDNTLWLSAPRPVLRRADVDAALEEQRARGGALRTLVHIDDPEHRALRAVGADWFSPKAMRELRARVRELARRYVDLLAEHDGRCDFVREVAAHYPLRVILSLLGLPESDFPLMLRLTRDLFGQDDAGRRRGEGAAAHTSVLADLLGYFRELTAARRARPTGDLASAIANARVDGRPLSDADAASYYVIIATAGHDTTTSTIAGGLEALVRHPGELRRLREDPGLLGTAAEEMIRWVSPVKAFMRTAAADTAVRGTPVAAGESVLLSYPSANRDEEVFDEPFRFDVGRTPNRHLAFGAGVHHCLGAGLARMEIQALFAELVPRLAEVGLDGEPAWLATTFVGGLRSLPIRYALR, encoded by the coding sequence GTGGCCACGACCCTGACGTCCGCGGAGGAGGCGGGGCGCTGCCTCGCCACGCCCGCCGCGTACACCGACGAGGCCCGTCTGCACGAAGCCCTGGCGCTACTGCGCCGCGAGTCGCCCGTGCGGCGGGTGGAGGCCGACGGCTACCGGCCCTTCTGGGCGGTGACGCGGCACGCCGACGTGCTGGAGATCGAGCGGGACAACACGCTGTGGCTGAGCGCGCCCCGGCCGGTGCTGCGGCGGGCCGACGTGGACGCCGCCCTGGAGGAGCAGCGGGCGCGCGGCGGCGCGCTGAGGACCCTCGTCCACATCGACGACCCCGAGCACCGGGCGCTGCGCGCGGTCGGCGCGGACTGGTTCAGCCCGAAGGCGATGCGCGAGCTCCGGGCGCGGGTGCGGGAGCTGGCCAGGCGGTACGTCGACCTGCTGGCCGAGCACGACGGCCGGTGCGACTTCGTCCGTGAGGTCGCCGCGCACTATCCGCTGCGCGTCATCCTGTCCCTGCTGGGGCTGCCGGAGTCGGACTTCCCGCTGATGCTGCGGCTGACGCGGGACCTGTTCGGCCAGGACGACGCCGGCCGGCGGCGCGGCGAGGGGGCGGCGGCCCACACCTCGGTGCTGGCGGACCTGCTCGGCTACTTCCGCGAGCTGACCGCGGCCCGCCGCGCCCGCCCGACCGGCGACCTGGCCTCGGCCATCGCCAACGCCCGGGTGGACGGCCGGCCGCTGAGCGACGCCGACGCGGCCTCGTACTACGTCATCATCGCCACGGCCGGGCACGACACGACCACCTCCACCATCGCGGGCGGGCTGGAGGCGCTCGTCCGGCATCCGGGGGAGCTGCGGCGGCTGCGCGAGGACCCCGGGCTGCTGGGCACGGCCGCCGAGGAGATGATCCGCTGGGTAAGCCCGGTGAAGGCGTTCATGCGGACGGCGGCGGCCGACACGGCGGTGCGGGGGACGCCGGTGGCGGCGGGCGAGTCGGTGCTGCTGTCGTACCCGTCGGCGAACCGGGACGAGGAGGTGTTCGACGAGCCGTTCCGGTTCGACGTGGGCCGGACGCCGAACCGGCATCTGGCGTTCGGGGCGGGGGTGCACCACTGCCTGGGGGCGGGGCTGGCGCGGATGGAGATCCAGGCGCTGTTCGCCGAGCTCGTGCCCCGGCTGGCGGAGGTCGGGCTGGACGGCGAGCCGGCCTGGCTGGCGACGACGTTCGTGGGCGGGCTGAGGAGCCTGCCCATCCGCTACGCGCTGCGCTGA
- a CDS encoding VOC family protein has protein sequence MDVLSSRVLLRPRDPGRSRRFYAETLGLAVFREFGPPEHPGTVFFLGQGLLELSGAWDGAGDGGGDGGGDGGAVSLWLQVRDVTAEEARLRQAGVEVLRGARREPWGLVELWIADPDGHRIVLVEVPPDHPLRRDTR, from the coding sequence ATGGACGTGCTGAGCAGCCGGGTGCTGCTGCGCCCACGGGACCCCGGGCGCAGCCGCCGCTTCTACGCCGAGACCCTGGGCCTGGCCGTCTTCCGCGAGTTCGGCCCGCCGGAGCATCCCGGCACGGTGTTCTTCCTCGGGCAGGGCCTCCTGGAGCTGTCCGGCGCATGGGACGGGGCCGGGGACGGCGGCGGGGACGGCGGCGGGGACGGCGGCGCGGTGTCGCTCTGGCTCCAGGTGCGCGACGTGACCGCCGAGGAGGCCCGGCTCCGCCAGGCCGGCGTGGAGGTGCTGCGCGGGGCCCGCCGCGAGCCGTGGGGGCTGGTCGAGCTGTGGATCGCCGACCCCGACGGCCACCGGATCGTCCTGGTGGAGGTGCCGCCCGACCATCCGCTGCGCCGCGACACCCGCTAG